The following proteins are co-located in the Nocardia bhagyanarayanae genome:
- a CDS encoding TetR/AcrR family transcriptional regulator → MRDRMVAGAADMIRRRGLNATSVRELAKHAEAPLGSTYHYFPGGKSQLAVEAVRFADALAARKLAEELQAGPLPGLRAFVDMWRKVVIDSDFRAGCPVLAVSVEDSTDADDAPREAAAAAFRNWTALLADSLRAHGASEDDAEQTATLIVAAIEGTVAMCRAERSTRPLDQTVEKLEFLVRAVTDPGRG, encoded by the coding sequence ATGCGGGATCGGATGGTTGCGGGCGCCGCGGACATGATCCGCCGCCGCGGGTTGAACGCCACCAGCGTGCGTGAGCTGGCCAAACACGCCGAGGCTCCGCTCGGGTCGACGTATCACTACTTCCCGGGCGGGAAGTCGCAACTGGCCGTCGAGGCGGTGCGGTTCGCCGACGCGCTCGCCGCGCGCAAGCTCGCCGAGGAGCTGCAGGCCGGGCCGCTCCCCGGGCTCCGCGCGTTCGTGGACATGTGGCGAAAAGTGGTGATCGACAGCGATTTCCGGGCGGGGTGCCCGGTGCTCGCGGTGTCGGTCGAGGATTCCACCGACGCGGACGACGCGCCGCGCGAGGCCGCCGCGGCCGCCTTCCGGAACTGGACCGCGCTGCTGGCGGATTCGTTGCGCGCGCACGGCGCGAGCGAAGACGACGCCGAGCAGACCGCCACGCTGATCGTGGCCGCCATCGAGGGCACCGTGGCCATGTGCCGCGCCGAGCGCAGCACCCGGCCGCTGGATCAGACCGTCGAGAAGCTCGAGTTCCTGGTCCGTGCGGTCACCGATCCAGGCCGCGGCTGA
- a CDS encoding tautomerase family protein, with translation MPMIQLTLPAGVLAAETRGKLQKTLAATLLKWEGAPDTAFFRALAWSRVDEVPEGGLITAEDELPRFRVDATVPQGALSDRRKEGLIKDVTADVLTAAGLTEADALRVWVLIHEQPEGTWGAGGQVVRFAEVAALAKGQRA, from the coding sequence ATGCCGATGATTCAACTGACCCTGCCCGCCGGGGTCCTCGCCGCCGAAACCCGTGGCAAGTTGCAAAAGACGCTGGCCGCGACCCTGCTGAAGTGGGAGGGAGCGCCCGACACCGCGTTCTTCCGCGCGCTGGCTTGGAGCCGGGTCGACGAGGTGCCCGAGGGCGGATTGATCACCGCGGAAGACGAGCTGCCGCGCTTCCGCGTCGACGCCACCGTGCCGCAAGGCGCGCTGTCCGACCGCCGCAAGGAGGGCCTGATCAAGGACGTCACCGCCGACGTGCTCACCGCGGCCGGCCTGACGGAAGCCGACGCCCTACGCGTCTGGGTGCTGATCCACGAACAGCCCGAAGGAACTTGGGGCGCAGGCGGCCAAGTGGTCCGCTTCGCCGAGGTGGCCGCGCTCGCGAAAGGCCAGCGCGCCTGA
- a CDS encoding sodium:solute symporter family protein, whose translation MRFEAATTLRLDAEPVDYALVALYFVFVLGIGLLARQRVSSSIDFFLSGRSLPAWVTGLAFISANLGAVEIMGMSANGAEYGFPTFHYFWIGAVPAMLFLGVVMMPFYYGSKVRSVPEFMRRRFGTGAHLVNALSFAIAQILIAGVNLYLLGSIVNVLLGWPLWVSVIVAAVIVLSYITLGGLSAAIYNEVLQFFVIVAALLPLTLVGLHKVGGWDGLRDKVTASPGGAEQLESWAGNALSGFANDFLSVLGIVFGLGFVLSFGYWTTNFVEVQRAMATHSISAARRTPIIGAYPKMFIPLIVVIPGMISAVLVPQMAEYKQAVTADPEYSSDVTYNQALLYLMKDVLPNGLLGVGLAGLLAAFMAGMAANVSAFNTVFSFDLWQQYVVKDRSDGYYLTVGRLATVGATVAAIFTAFIAGNFSNMMDYLQTLFSFFNAPLFATFILGMFWKRMTPTAGWMGLVAGTGSAITIFIMHEAGVFELSGQGASFVAAGTAFVVDIVVSVVVSHVTQPKPAAELVGLVYSETPESMRTDPEADTLPWYQRPVLLAGIALVLVIALNILVG comes from the coding sequence CTGCGTTTCGAAGCCGCCACCACCCTGCGCTTGGACGCGGAACCCGTCGACTATGCCCTGGTAGCCCTGTACTTCGTGTTCGTGCTCGGCATCGGTTTGCTGGCCAGGCAGCGGGTCTCCTCCAGCATCGACTTCTTCCTGTCCGGTCGCTCGTTGCCCGCGTGGGTCACCGGCCTGGCGTTCATCTCGGCCAACCTCGGCGCGGTCGAGATCATGGGCATGTCGGCCAACGGCGCCGAGTACGGCTTCCCGACCTTCCACTACTTCTGGATCGGCGCGGTGCCCGCCATGCTGTTCCTCGGCGTGGTGATGATGCCGTTCTACTACGGCTCGAAGGTGCGCAGCGTGCCGGAGTTCATGCGCAGGCGCTTCGGCACCGGCGCGCACTTGGTGAACGCGCTGAGCTTCGCGATAGCGCAGATCCTCATCGCCGGAGTGAATCTCTATCTGCTCGGTTCCATCGTCAACGTGCTGCTCGGCTGGCCGCTGTGGGTGTCGGTGATCGTGGCCGCGGTGATCGTGCTGTCCTACATCACTTTGGGCGGGCTCTCGGCCGCCATCTACAACGAGGTGCTGCAGTTCTTCGTCATCGTGGCGGCGTTGCTTCCGCTCACCCTGGTCGGTCTGCACAAGGTCGGCGGCTGGGATGGCTTGCGGGACAAGGTGACCGCCTCACCCGGCGGCGCGGAACAGCTGGAATCCTGGGCGGGCAACGCACTGAGCGGGTTCGCCAACGACTTCCTGTCGGTGCTCGGCATCGTGTTCGGCCTCGGCTTCGTGCTTTCCTTCGGCTACTGGACCACCAACTTCGTCGAGGTGCAGCGCGCCATGGCGACGCACTCCATCTCCGCGGCCCGGCGCACCCCGATCATCGGCGCGTACCCCAAGATGTTCATTCCGTTGATCGTCGTGATCCCCGGCATGATCAGCGCGGTGCTGGTGCCGCAGATGGCCGAGTACAAACAGGCGGTGACTGCCGATCCGGAGTATTCGAGCGACGTCACCTACAACCAAGCGCTGCTGTACCTGATGAAAGACGTACTGCCCAACGGACTTCTCGGCGTCGGGCTCGCGGGCCTGCTCGCGGCGTTCATGGCGGGCATGGCCGCCAACGTCTCGGCGTTCAACACCGTCTTCAGCTTCGACCTGTGGCAGCAGTACGTGGTCAAGGATCGCTCGGACGGGTACTACCTGACCGTCGGTCGCCTGGCCACCGTCGGCGCCACCGTCGCGGCCATCTTCACGGCGTTCATCGCGGGCAATTTCAGCAACATGATGGACTACTTGCAGACGCTGTTCAGCTTCTTCAACGCGCCGCTGTTCGCCACTTTCATCCTCGGCATGTTCTGGAAGCGGATGACGCCCACCGCGGGCTGGATGGGTCTGGTCGCCGGAACCGGCTCGGCCATCACCATTTTCATCATGCACGAGGCGGGCGTCTTCGAATTGTCCGGGCAGGGCGCGAGTTTCGTCGCCGCGGGCACGGCGTTCGTGGTCGACATCGTGGTCAGCGTCGTGGTCAGCCACGTGACTCAGCCGAAACCCGCCGCCGAACTCGTCGGACTGGTCTACTCGGAGACTCCGGAATCCATGCGCACCGACCCCGAAGCCGACACGCTGCCCTGGTATCAGCGCCCGGTCCTGCTGGCGGGCATCGCGCTGGTGCTCGTCATCGCACTGAACATCCTCGTCGGATAA